The Effusibacillus pohliae DSM 22757 nucleotide sequence CCCGGTTTCGACCGCATTTCTATCAACAAAGGCTGATGCAGGCGGGCCAACTCGGCCGCAAGTCGGGAAGGGGATACTACCGTTATGAGGGATAAGACAAACGTCCTGGTAATCGGTTCCGGCCCCTTCACGGACCGATTGCGACAGGAGATCAACAGAATCCCGTTCCTTGAGTGTGTGGACATCCAGGCGGTCGAGCGTCGTGCTCAGATACCGCAGATCGTTATCGAAACGACGAATGTGGAGTTGGAACGGAAGCAAGCCCATTTGATCGAAATTGAACCGTTGCTCGACCGCGATGCTCTGATTTTGTCCACTACTTTGGCGATTACGGCGACCGAAACGGCTGCCCGGTTAACGTACCCCCACCGGCTGGTCGGTTTCGGGGCGCTGGGCGATTGGGAGCAATTTGATTTGATCGAGATCGCCCCCGCGCTGCAAACAGATCCCGTTTCTGTCAAGAAAGCGGCGGAATTTTTCGAGAGCCTCGGAAAACAGACGGAAACGGTCGCCGATGAGGCGGGGCTCGTGTTCCCGAGGATTCTGGCGATGATCGTGAACGAAGCGGCCTTTGCGTGGATGCAGGGGGTCGCATCTGTCGAAGACATCGACGCGGCCATGAGAAAGGGTACCAACTATCCTCTGGGGCCGCTTGAGTGGGCGGATCAGGTGGGAGTGGACGAGATCTACGCGATCGTGTGCGGGCTTTACCGGAATTTGTGTGAGGACCGTTACCGGCCCGCTCCGATTTTGCGAAAAATGGTGCATGCCGGTTGGCTCGGCAAAAAAACAGGCCGGGGATTTTATTCCTATTCATGATGTTCATCTGCTGGAAAGGAGCTGCCAAATATGATGGATGCAGTCATTGTCGATGCGGTGAGAACCCCGATTGGCAGGGTGAATGGCGCTTTGCGTGATGTTCGGCCGGACGATCTGGCAGCTCACGTAATTCGAGAACTGCTGGCGAGAAACCCGGTGGATCCCGATCGAGTGGAAGATGTGTTTTTCGGCTGCGCCAATCAGGCGGGGGAAGACAATCGGAATATAGCGCGAATGGCGGTGCTGTTGGCCGGCCTGCCGGAGACGGTTCCGGGCGTCACCGTCAACCGGTTGTGCGCATCCGGCCTTGAAGCTGTGAACCAGGCGGCTGCGGCGATTAAGACGGGGATTGGGGACATTTTTATCGCCGGTGGAACGGAGAGTATGACGCGCACTCCCTATGTGTTAATGAAGCCGCAGTTGAGCGGTGAGAGAGGCAATCAGACGTTGTACGACACCACGCTCGGCT carries:
- a CDS encoding 3-hydroxyacyl-CoA dehydrogenase family protein is translated as MRDKTNVLVIGSGPFTDRLRQEINRIPFLECVDIQAVERRAQIPQIVIETTNVELERKQAHLIEIEPLLDRDALILSTTLAITATETAARLTYPHRLVGFGALGDWEQFDLIEIAPALQTDPVSVKKAAEFFESLGKQTETVADEAGLVFPRILAMIVNEAAFAWMQGVASVEDIDAAMRKGTNYPLGPLEWADQVGVDEIYAIVCGLYRNLCEDRYRPAPILRKMVHAGWLGKKTGRGFYSYS